A window of Castanea sativa cultivar Marrone di Chiusa Pesio chromosome 8, ASM4071231v1 genomic DNA:
AATTATGATAATTAGATCTGGAAGAGAATCATGATGACAATGCTTTAGTTTATATGTTTTGATAACTCGATTATTACAAtaagtgagaaagagagatattttatcttatttttttctaataaaagaGTTCATGTAATGTTACAATGTCACgataattgctctttatcataAGGTCAATATCcctcttttgaaaaaaaaaatggcaatagAAACCCACAAGGGCCACAACCAGTTACAGAGCACTACAATTATTTGGGAGTactaaatatatgaaaaaaaattaaattcaataaataacctattatatacatacatacatacataaagTATGCATgtaatatgattttaaaatttgttattttcttatatataacaaaaatatttacattagTCTTTACATAacttaatatgttttttttttttctagttagTTTGTAAATTGTGAACTACCTTTTAAATCATAATagttttaattactttttttaatgaatatttgaTATCAagacttttaattaaaaaatttagaagtttCACAATTATAGTATGctaatagtttaaaatttattagacatataaaaatttaatcaattttaaataatttatgtaATGCACGTCTGTTCACACTTCACatgcataaatatatatacaagataattttaaaaaactataaatatatattttttttcataaatgatAAATGCAATAAGGATATTACAAAATCCACATTTgtcctttctatttttttttttattaaaaaaacataatgtcCATAGCtctaattttataaatgattaaaaaaaaggattttttttttttggaaaaaataaaacatctcTTAAATATGTTTTggtttaatgatttttttatataaaaaattggcTTAAGCCAAAGACAAAGACCTTCAACTCCATGCTATAAACATGAAAAAGACCTATTTACATTGTCATCACATAAAGTACTGTTTATAATTTGATTAAATGTGATTATGACTGAATTATGATAAGATTCAATCTTTTAACTTTCCAttcatcttcatcatttcttacttttttttggggaggggggggggggagaagaTCAtttcttactttaaaaaaaaatcaacatatccttttactattatattaaaagtgaaaattataattattaaaaaagtgaGAAGTATAACAaaattatctttaatttttctaaataatataTGTTGTGATTCATGTATGATAAAGTgtagttcatcaaaaaaaaaaaaaaaaacatatgataAAAGTGttgaaaaacataaaactaaTATTACTCCAATCATCTTCTACAAAAAAATGTTACTCCAAtcagaacaaacaaaaataaccatTATGAAAGTTAATGTATCCCTAACATTattccataaaaatatttaagaggACAACTAAAAGAAATAAGGACTAGCCATACCGCATAGGAATAAGTAATATTACACCAATGAAAACCGACTATAATAACCATTATAAATAATTGTGTATACCTAACATTATTCCAaacaagtttctcaaaaaaaaaaaaaaaacattattccAAACAAATATTTAGAAGGACAGCTAAAAAGGAAGGTTGGCCATGCAACATAGGAATAAGTAATTGtattccaaatttccaatcaAAACAGACCGTTATGAAAAACATATGCATCCCTAACATTATTCTACACAAATATTTAAGATGATAACAACTAGAAAGGATAAGTACTAGCCATACAAACTACTGAAACTAGTGTCATTCAGTCTCCTTTAAATAGCAAGTTGTAAGtggtgaaaaataaaaatagaataaataataGGTAGCATGGGCCCATGTTAAAGAGAGTTTCGATGGCTCAAAAATTGCCACCATAGCCGGTTGTAAAATAAATTGTGTTCATAACGTTCTTTTACAACCACAACATTCGTTAGAATTTGAATAAAGTGATTGAGAGGTAAAcaatcatattcatataaaccTCCTATTTTTTATCTACCGTGGCCAATTTGCACTAAACTTGCCATACAAACCAATGTTATTCACGCCTTGTTAAAATAGCAGGTTGTaagtgatgaaaaataaaaatggcatAAACAATAGGCAGTATGGACCCATGTAAAAGCGAGTATCTTCCACTCATATACTACTGTCATaacaagttgtaaaatgaattgtgttcataatatttttctacaatTACAACATTTGTCACAACTTGAATAAAATAGTTGAGTGGTAGCCAATCACATTCATATAAacctattatttttttcttcaccgTACCCAATTTGGCACTAAACTTTTCATACAAATCAATGTCGTTCACACCTTGTTAAAATAGCATATTGTaagtggtaaaaaataaaaatgacataaataatAGGTAGCATGAACCCACGTACTAAAAACAAGTATCCTCCGCTCATAAATTGCCATCACAACAAGTTAGAAAACAAATTGGGTTAATAATATTCTTCTACAACCACAAAAGTTGTCACaacttaaataaaatagttgAGGGGTAGCCATTCACATTCatataaaccttttttttttctccaccatGCCGAATTTGGCACTAAATTTGCCCTACAAACCAATGTCGTTCATGCCTTGTTAAAATAAGAGGTTGtaaaaggtgaaaaataaaaatgacataaaCAATCGGCAACATGAACTCATGTAAAAGCAAGTATCTTCCACTCATAAATTGTCATCACAGTAAGTTGTAAAATAAATTGTGTTCATAATATTCTTCTACAAATTTGTCCCAAGTTGAATAAACTAGTTGAGGGGTAGCCAAATACATTCATATAAtcctattatttttttctccaccaTACCAATTTGGCACTAAACTTGCCTCCATAGACTCTATCTTCACTATTGTATTAGACTATTAGTAAAACACCAATATAACTTATAACCCACTTAACAATGGTCTGAGCAGTTACAAATGCATGCGTACATCCCAATCCTCTTCAGACTTTCCTTTCCCCCAATACACActaataacacacacacacacagtgcTGGGCTTCTTCAACCAAACAAGAACAACGCACGCTTCAAAAACCATGATTGGCATTGATTGTTGAAGCCAAGATGTTCGGCAAAAAGCAAGAGACAAACATCATTCAACCTCGGCCGGTTCCATATAATTACCTATCATCCCTCGGCCGGCTATGACCCCTACAACCTTTCCTCTGACCTTGTCTCTCACACCCACTTTcctgttttttaaaaattttataaaaaaaaatgcttgacCCTTTCATAGTTTCATTGTTCTGTGcttaaaaagtagaaaaaaactAACACCACCAACGTAAAACACACTTTTTGCTTGGTCGTGATctataaaattcttattttctttttcacaaaaTCCCAAAGTGATtgcttttgtttggttttattattatctttggTGGGCACGCACGTACGGACATTTCCTAGCTGTAAAGGTCCACTGTTGCCGACACGACCCCAGTTGACTCAGTGGGATTCCGATTCTTGCTCTTACCTCTGTTTGTTTTCCTTGTTGGgtatctttgttttctttctctctctctcttttttattagaGAGAACTAATATTTGGGTCTCCAACGGAAAATGAAGAAGTGGACTTGGTagaagagagaaggagaaaaagacAGAAAGGCCTTTCCTTTCTCTCGGTTGGCCATGGCTCCAGCTGGGAAGGTCTCTGGGTTTCGTCGAGAAGGCAATGACTGGTACTCATTCACACAAACCCCACTTCTCATATGCTTTGGtttcataatattttgtttaaatttttctatttagttcatttataaaaaaaataaatagtgctATAGAATTTGAATCTTTGGCGTCCACTGATCGCACTTTATTATCAAGCCAAGACTGGTTTAGCTGAAATTTGAACTCAGGCTccttttactaattgagctTGTTTAGCTCTGATTCTtgtttatcttcctttattatttattgggtCCTAGAATAAATAGGCCTTTAAAAGGTCAAAGGCCTAAGGCTTATTACAATGGAAATTAATTATAGCTTTAAAATTCTGTTGGCGGTAGTTATTACAAGGTCCTTAGAAGAAAAGGTGCTTATCTTTTATGTTAATACTTTTGGTGGATTTTATGGGTTTGACAGGTTCTGCAATGCTGGATTGCCAAGTGATATTACTGTTGTGGTGGATGGCGTTAACTTCCATCTTCACAAGGTATTTCTACCCATTTTCTGTTGTGGGTATTCTTCCTAAGAACTTGATTTagcttcttttctcttttgtgtGTACATATCTATTCAATGGTTTCTCAattctttgatttgttttgtattatcTGCTAAAGTTTTAGTCTATGATTAACTTAATAGACATGTTGATGACATGTTAAAAGACACTTGTCTTTAGACCCATAGGTTTTGGGGGAGTTAAAAATGGAGAGAATTAGATGTTCAAGTTGAGGTTTTATCCATAATCCTATTTTATGGAGAATTTATTCTCTAATAAAGATtacaaaagtgaaaaaaaattaaaattatcaaaCAACAATGACAAAACCCCAAAGGCTATATTCTCTTCCTTGATTTTCTTAACAGCCAAACACACCAGAAAAATGACACCAACCGCACTCTCCACAAAGCccctcttcttctccttctctctctttttcattgcACATTGCTTCtgctaaatcacataaatttgaaacatCATGACCCAAAGAATTAAGGGACTGCTAGAAATCCAGTTCTACCATCCATTGAATGCTCACACTGCCTCTATCAATGTCGTTGCCAAGCCAAGCTTTTACAATTAGATTCAGCCCATCAAGGATCTCACACTGCTTACATAAATACCAAAATCCCAAGTTGTTATTCCAAGTTTTTGAGTTGGCACCAACAGTAGTCCCAAACCAAGAGTAAGAGAGGGGAATGGGGAGGCAGAGGGAGAGCTAGTCCACAAGTTAATTTCATATGGTTGATCATGAGGACAAACTTCATGAATATGTTTAAAatcattgaaaatttttacaTAAAGGGAGCATCTTGGTGTACCTGAATGAGTGGCGATTTTGCTTGTTCTCcacatgttttatatataactgGTCTGCCATATTATGTCCATCGCTATCAAAATTTCCAATAGATTTAGCATAAAAAACTGTGTAGGGCATTTGTTTAATGAAAACCAAGTAGCCATTTTTAGATGTGTTCCCCTTATTACCATGCACTGTTGATGCTTTGAAATCTGCATCTTGCCGATAACTTTCATTGATTAGCAAGTTATATTTCTTAGGTCCCTTCCCCTTGTGGCAAAAactcacttatcaaaaaaaagcaTGTTATACTTCTTAGGCATATTGTTTGCAGTTAGTTTGGTCTTCATATGTTATTGTATTTGAAAAACAATTGAATGTCATAATTCATAGAAAACTGCTGCAGTTGGAGCTGTAAGTTTTATTCTTTATGTATTGTACTGcattaatattaaataagatTATAATTTATTACAATGGATGACTCTCCAGTTTCCTCTCATATCAAAATGTGGGAAGATAGCAAGAGTATATGAAGAATCCCAAAGTAATCATGAGAAGATTTTCACTGCAGTGCTGGAAGAGTTCCCCGGTGGCCCTGACACTTTCTTGATTGCAGTAAAATTCTGCTATGGTGTCCGGGTCGAACTGACACCAAGAAACATAGTAGTGGTGTACTGTGTGGCAGACTACCTTGAAATGACAGATGAGTATGGAGAAGGAAATTTAATCTCTAAGTCAGAGAGTTTCTTCCATAAGAATATACTTCGCAACTGGAAAGATTGTATTTTGGCTCTTCAAAGTTCTGAGCCTGTCATGTCAAGGGCCGAAAAGCTCCAGATATTGAGCAAATGTTTTAATGCTCTATCTATGATGGTTTGTACAGATCCTAGTTTGTTTGGTTGGCCCATGATGATGTATGGCAGTTTACAGAGCCCTGGTGGAAGCATCTTATGGAACGGAATTAACACAGGGGCCAGAATTCGAAGCTCCGAATCTGATTGGTGGTTTGAAGACATCTCATATCTTAGTGTGAGTTTGTTTGAGAAACTCATGAAGACAATGGAAGCAAAAGGTATAAGACCTGAAAACCTAGCTGGGGCAACAATGTACTATGCCAGAAAGTACCTACCAGGTCTAGGCCGATGGCAGGGTGGACAAAGTGGCAAAACCAGAACAGTTGCAAGTTTTAGCTTGACACCTGCTACTGTGGATCAAAGAGTTCTATTGGAAAGCATTGCAAAGCTCCTGCCAGAAAAAAAGGGGAAATCCTTTTGCCGTTTCTTACTGGGACTTCTTCGTGTTGCATTGATATTGGGCGTCTCTCATGCGTGCAAGGACTCTTTGGAGAGGAGGATAGGAATGCAACTAGAACTGGCAACCCTAGATGGTCTTTTGATTCCTACTTATTCAGATTCTGATACATTATATAATACTGACTGTGTTGAAAGGATCATTCATCATTTTATGTCTTCAGAGTCGGGGATAACATCATTTTCTCCATCATCATTTGACCTGGAAACATCGCCATCATCTGAACCATTAAGAAAAGTTGCAAAGTTGATAGATGGCTATATTGCAGAGGTAGCTTCTGATGTGAATTTGAAACCAGGGAAGATTCGCACGCTTGCAGTGGCCCTCCCAGAATCTTCAAGACCTTTGCATGATGGGCTATACAGAGCAGTGGATATATATTTCAAGGTCTGAGTTTGCTTAACCTACTATAAAAGTGAAAGcatcttttggttttttaattgataatagcATTGTACTTACAGGGGAAAAAATGGCATTTTGCAGGCACACCCTTGGCTTTCAGAGAAGGATAAGGAAGAACTCTGCAACGTCATTGACTTCCAGAAGCTATCAATTGATGCATGTGCTCATGCATCCCAAAATGATAGGTTGCCACTTAGAGTTGTGCTCCAAGTTCTGTTCTTCGAGCAGATGCAGTTAAGGACAGCACTAGCTGGCTGTCTCCATGTATTGGATGCCGAAAGTGCCCCTGCAGGTCCTTTGACTGTCCCAGGTGACATGGCAGGTCAGATTGTACAGAGGGATGGGTGGGTGACAGTAGTACGTGAAAACCAGGTTCTAAAGGTGGATATGGAAAGGATGAGGTCTAGAGTTGGGGAACTTGAGGAAGAATTTAGTAAAATAaagcaagaaatgaaaaaggtgACGAAATCACATAGTACCCTTAGTTCTCCTCGTTTGGTTGCGAAGAAACTTGGATGCAAGCTTATTCCACGGTCCTCAGATGCTCAACCAGAAACTGGTGAAAGCACTGGACCAACTCCAAGAGCATCAGTTGAGCAGGCATGTCCTCCCCGTCATTCCAGACACAGGAAaagtttctctttgttttgagGGTTAGTACAAGAAAACTGAGGATGGCATTTTCAAACATAAACTCTTTGTTTCAGAATGTGcgaaggaaaggaaaggaaaatgttaCAATTTGCTTCctatttttggctttttttttttcaacaatcgagcattttcctcttctttcctttgtttgaATCTGGCATTATCAGAAGGCAGTCGAAAAAGAGCCATAGTTTTGCTCCTCAGAATTGTTTTTGGAGTGTCTGGAAGGAGAATAGCAGCCTATTCGTTTTTCTTTGGGGCTTGTAGGGTAGGGGTTGGTAGGCATCAAAGAATTAACCAGAAAATCAGAAAGTAATGATTTGTCATTGAAGATGGAGCATTGATCCCATCTGAAATTTGGACTCACAGCTTTGTTTTCCACAATATCTGTGGTGGAGTCTATACAAGTGAATACATCAAGTTACAGTTATATATTGTTAATACTTTTCATTTCTGTAGTTATTTCTTCTTTGGTGCTTATACATGTACAGTACAGTGAATCAAGTTATAAGTTTGTCAAACATTGGAAAGATGAGAAAAGGTTTATGTTTCCCATGTCTGAACTTCCAAATGAACTGAGGTCTGGTTATTTTGTTTAGCCTTTGGTGAATCTCCATATTAAGGTTTGAAGTGCACAAAGATGAAATGAATATTGGGATAATGTGAAGGCTTTTCTTAGGAAAATGCTGAAATGGGAATGATGGTCTTGTTTAAAGGCACGATTTTGTAAGCTTTTTGCTTCTGATCCATAGCCTTCATCTAGGAtacttcaaatttcaaaagaagATTGCAGCTCTTGTTCTTGTAACCTACTCATGAATTTAGACAGCATCTGCATTTTTCACGATTCAATATATGTGGAGAATATTTTAAGTTACAAAGAACACCTCAACTCTGTTGTCTGCACATTGCAGCTAAGTGTgtgtgattttgtttttctttttgtgtttatgCAAATGATTTATATGTTTGCCAATATGCTTTGGCGCGATTTGTTATATGAGACCCAAAGTTAGGAGGTGTTATTTTGTATCACGGGGATGTATAACACCCCACTCACAAAAGGGTGGATgtgatacaaaataaaaattccaaagTTAGAAATTTGGGACTAGgttatttgggttttgcttCTTGCCAATCTCATGTAGTATTGTTCCATCTAAAGGATTTGTTTGtgtgctttaaaaaaataattacttcGGAAATCTAATTAGTGCTTTAGTTGGAATGATATTGTACAGATTGTGAGATAATGAATTTCATGATGTAAAAGAATGTCAAGTTCTATTTTGAGATGATTAAGTTTAAATACTTGAGAAATattcttttgtcttttattttgttaatactATAGATGTCACACTTATTACTTAcgtatttatttagttaatttgtaatcttaatatattttttactcttaaatggcaaaaaaatttcagtttatgCTTTGATCCCCAATCATGAAATCAAGGTTCCTTTTCTAATGCTATCCACAAAACTAGTATTACTATTCATTTATTCACAATGGTATAGTATGCTaagtgtttatcaaaaaaatggtATAGCTAAGTAATTGTTGTGACTCGTGATAATTTCACATACAACTTCCAAATTTTTATACCGTTTAAATCAATATGAATGACATTGCTTTTGACtgaaatatatgattatatatgtgGTACGTAATAGCTAAGAAGTACTGATTTAAACAAAGCATCTGCAATTAATTAGGTTCATGATTTGCTCGTGCCAAAAGAAAGAATTGCATATATCGCGACGCCAAACCGGCCAAGCAAAGAGTGTGTTACTGTGTTTAACGTTGGTGATGTAAACTGTAAAGCGTAGTTTTAAAAACAATAAGCACATAGCATTGTTAAGCTTTAGAAattaaaacaattcaaaaaaaaaaaaatctt
This region includes:
- the LOC142608231 gene encoding BTB/POZ domain-containing protein At3g44820, which gives rise to MAPAGKVSGFRREGNDWFCNAGLPSDITVVVDGVNFHLHKFPLISKCGKIARVYEESQSNHEKIFTAVLEEFPGGPDTFLIAVKFCYGVRVELTPRNIVVVYCVADYLEMTDEYGEGNLISKSESFFHKNILRNWKDCILALQSSEPVMSRAEKLQILSKCFNALSMMVCTDPSLFGWPMMMYGSLQSPGGSILWNGINTGARIRSSESDWWFEDISYLSVSLFEKLMKTMEAKGIRPENLAGATMYYARKYLPGLGRWQGGQSGKTRTVASFSLTPATVDQRVLLESIAKLLPEKKGKSFCRFLLGLLRVALILGVSHACKDSLERRIGMQLELATLDGLLIPTYSDSDTLYNTDCVERIIHHFMSSESGITSFSPSSFDLETSPSSEPLRKVAKLIDGYIAEVASDVNLKPGKIRTLAVALPESSRPLHDGLYRAVDIYFKAHPWLSEKDKEELCNVIDFQKLSIDACAHASQNDRLPLRVVLQVLFFEQMQLRTALAGCLHVLDAESAPAGPLTVPGDMAGQIVQRDGWVTVVRENQVLKVDMERMRSRVGELEEEFSKIKQEMKKVTKSHSTLSSPRLVAKKLGCKLIPRSSDAQPETGESTGPTPRASVEQACPPRHSRHRKSFSLF